A genome region from Pyrenophora tritici-repentis strain M4 chromosome 9, whole genome shotgun sequence includes the following:
- a CDS encoding GFO-IDH-MocA multi-domain protein: MPSLEPGETTFLQAAAKQDFPAPPRILIIGAGSRGNAYAEATLSCSNAMVAGVCEPNEYKRTVFVNKFICHESGESKRGQSFMGWNEWKEYEIQRREQERAGHAVEKGVNTVFVCVLDEMHEEVVCGIADLGLHICCEKPMSTRLESCMRMYKALKDAKGAIFGIGHVLRYSPHNMMLRHLLLEENVIGDVMSIEHVEPIGWWHFSHSYVRGNWRQESKTAPSLLTKSCHDIDFLMWMLCSPASNATDATPHLPSFVTSTGSLKFFRKERKPKAAGSATNCLSCKYEPDCDYSAKKIYIERHVKTGNVKWPVNIVNPEIEDMYKTVGRDEAAKQLLVNLAEDYTTETPVAKVEERPWFGRCIWESNNDVCDDQCVTISWDDDPTANDEDGRPILSGRGAKTAQFHMVAFTEKQCERRGRIYGTTGEIEYDSTNIKVHNFGTGQTKIHSPHMAGGHHGGGDEGLARQFLMAVNAVESGAMAASDAQRAYLGCDLEEAFRSHAMVFAAEDARTKRQVVDWKKWWSETVESQLHQR, translated from the exons ATGCCGAGCCTCGAGCCAGGAGAGACTACCTTCCTTCAGGCCGCGGCAAAGCAAGACTTCCCTGCACCACCAAGGATTCTCATCATTGGGGCCGGGAGCCGCGGTAATGCTTACGCTGAAGCGACACTGTCTTGCTCAAACGCCATGGTCGCAGGTGTTTGTGAGCCCAACGAATACAAGCGAACAGTGTTTGTAAACAAGTTCATCTGCCATGAAAGCGGTGAGAGCAAGAGAGGGCAGAGTTTCATGGGTTGGAATGAATGGAAAGAGTACGAGATACAAAGAAGGGAGCAGGAAAGAGCTGGTCATGCGGTGGAGAAGGGAGTGAACACGGTGTTTGTCTGTGTGCTTGATGAGATGCATGAAGAAGTTGTTTGTGGGATTGCAGATCTGGGGCTGCATATTTGTTGTGAGAAGCCGATGAGTACGAGGCTGGAGAGTTGTATGAGGATGTACAAGGCATTGAAGGATGCTAAGGGGGCGATCTTCGGCATCGGCCATGTGTTGCGGTACTCACCACATAACATGATGCTCAGACATCTACTGCTTGAGGAGAATGTTATTGGTGATGTCATGAGCATTGAACACGTTGAGCCGATAGGTTGGTGGCATTTTTCGCACAGCTACGTGAG GGGCAACTGGAGACAGGAGTCCAAAACCGCGCCTTCGTTACTGACGAAATCTTGTCACGACATTGACTTCCTCATGTGGATGCTTTGTTCACCAGCCTCAAACGCAACGGATGCAACTCCTCATCTACCATCGTTTGTCACCTCGACAGGATCACTCAAGTTCTTCCGAAAGGAGAGGAAGCCAAAAGCTGCTGGATCTGCTACAAATTGTCTCTCTTGCAAATATGAGCCAGATTGCGACTACAGCGCTAAGAAGATCTACATTGAGAGACATGTCAAGACCGGCAACGTGAAATGGCCGGTCAATATTGTAAATCCCGAGATCGAAGACATGTACAAGACAGTTGGGAGGGATGAAGCGGCGAAGCAGCTACTTGTAAATCTTGCAGAAGACTACACGACTGAGACTCCTGTTGCCAAGGTCGAAGAACGGCCATGGTTCGGTCGATGTATCTGGGAGTCAAACAACGACGTTTGCGACGATCAGTGCGTAACGATCAGTTGGGATGATGATCCAACTGCGAACGACGAAGATGGACGGCCAATTCTGAGTGGCCGCGGCGCAAAGACTGCGCAATTCCACATGGTTGCCTTTACAGAGAAACAATGCGAGAGAAGAGGGCGCATCTACGGCACCACAGGTGAGATCGAGTACGACAGCACCAACATCAAGGTGCACAATTTCGGGACAGGGCAAACCAAAATCCACAGCCCCCATATGGCAGGCGGGCATCATGGCGGGGGGGACGAAGGACTCGCGCGGCAATTCCTCATGGCCGTCAACGCTGTGGAGTCTGGGGCCATGGCTGCGTCCGATGCCCAGCGCGCATACCTCGGATGCGACCTTGAAGAGGCATTTCGCAGCCATGCCATGGTTTTTGCGGCTGAAGACGCTCGAACGAAGCGCCAAGTGGTAGACTGGAAGAAGTGGTGGTCCGAGACGGTGGAGTCCCAATTACACCAGCGGTAA